The following proteins are encoded in a genomic region of Vigna radiata var. radiata cultivar VC1973A unplaced genomic scaffold, Vradiata_ver6 scaffold_7, whole genome shotgun sequence:
- the LOC106753867 gene encoding inactive protein RESTRICTED TEV MOVEMENT 2, with protein MEIPKHAHANRSYEDFDPLFMWRREEGRDTLELHLPGFKRDQIRIQINHVGLLVISGERPSEGNRWRRFKKEFEIPSYCNDDAIHGNMMQSILSVVMPKKSSQILQEEQEMKEEKRGNKRKGESEISEENDMKDDAEYHFEEDDEKVPQETTRDVALKFMLVMVLILVAASYISDVSKSLMAQAASYFHN; from the exons ATGGAAATTCCTAAGCATGCACATGCCAATAGGTCTTATGAAGATTTTGATCCTTTGTTTATGTGGCGTAGAGAAGAGGGTCGTGACACCCTTGAACTTCATCTTCCAG GTTTCAAGAGAGACCAAATACGAATTCAGATAAACCATGTTGGTTTGCTGGTAATATCTGGGGAGCGTCCTTCGGAAGGAAACAGATGGAGGCGTTTCAAGAAAGAGTTCGAAATCCCATCATACTGCAACGACGATGCAATCCATGGCAATATGATGCAGAGCATTCTTTCAGTGGTGATGCCAAAAAAAAGCTCTCAGATTCTTCAAGAGGAGCAAGAAATGAAGGAAGAGAAAAGGGGAAAcaagagaaaaggagagagtGAAATATCAGAAGAAAATGATATGAAAGATGATGCAGAGTACCAttttgaagaagatgatgagaaGGTTCCGCAGGAAACAACAAGAGATGTTGCCCTAAAGTTCATGCTTGTCATGGTTCTGATATTGGTTGCAGCAAGTTACATATCAGATGTAAGCAAAAGCCTCATGGCTCAAGCTGCTTCGTATTTTCACAACTAG
- the LOC106753845 gene encoding ALA-interacting subunit 3 gives MSAEPPSTSVAVADGQSKGARKPKYSRFSQQELHAWQPILTPSWAISIFTVIGLIFIPVGLASLFASESVVEVPFRYDEECLPPNRKNDAVAYIKDDTANKTCNKKLIVKSKMTAPVYVYYQLDNFYQNHRRYVKSRDDKQLRNKASENDVSTCSPEDYTPNEMGHKPIVPCGLIAWSMFNDTYKLSSNDKELVINKKNIAWKSDQDGKFGSDVYPKNFQAGGLRGGAKLNESIPLSEQEDLIVWMRTAALPTFRKLYGKIETDIDDNAEVMLVIENNYNTYEFGARKSIVLSTTAWVGGRNHFLGMAYILIGGISLLLAVGFLLLYVMQPRPLGDPSYLSWNRNPGCLR, from the exons ATGTCTGCAGAACCTCCATCCACTTCGGTGGCCGTCGCAGATGGACAATCCAAGGGTGCCAGAAAACCCAAAt ATTCTAGATTCTCACAGCAAGAACTTCATGCCTGGCAGCCAATTCTAACACCTAGTTGG GCCATTTCAATATTTACGGTCATAGGACTCATCTTCATTCCGGTTGGTCTTGCTTCACTGTTTGCATCTGAGAGT GTGGTGGAAGTTCCATTCCGATATGATGAAGAATGTCTTCCACCCAATCGCAAAAATGACGCAGTGGCATACATTAAAGATGATACGGCAAACAAAACTTGCAATAAGAAATTGATA GTTAAGAGTAAAATGACGGCCCCTGTTTATGTCTATTATCAGCTTGATAATTTTTACCAAAACCATCGCCG ATACGTTAAAAGTAGAGATGACAAACAACTAAGGAATAAAGCATCTGAGAATGATGTTAGCACGTGTAGTCCCGAAGATTATACACCAAATGAAATGGGTCATAAACCAATTGTTCCTTGTGGCCTTATTGCTTGGAGTATGTTTAATGACACGTACAAACTTTCAAGCAACGATAAGGAATTGGTGattaacaaaaagaatataGCATGGAAGAGTGACCAAGATGGGAAATTCGGGTCTGATGTTTATCCGAAGAATTTTCAAGCTGGAGGTTTGAGAGGGGGTGCTAAACTTAATGAGAGCATACCT TTGAGTGAGCAAGAGGATCTCATTGTTTGGATGAGAACAGCAGCACTACCTACTTTCAGAAAACTGTATGGAAAGATTGAGACTGACATAGACGATAATGCAGAAGTAATGCTTGTAATAGAGAACAATTATAATACATACGAGTTTGGAGCCAGAAAGAGCATAGTTCTTTCAACCACGGCTTGGGTTGGTGGAAGAAACCACTTCTTGGGGATGGCATATATTCTCATTGGTGGGATTTCCCTGTTACTGGCTGTGGGTTTCCTACTTCTATATGTGATGCAACCAAG ACCTCTTGGAGATCCATCATATTTGTCTTGGAACAGAAATCCTGGATGTCTAAGATGA
- the LOC106753996 gene encoding binding partner of ACD11 1 — translation MQATETRTVQVKQLSDLAGEREIHEFFSFSGEIEHVEILSEGGKSKTAYVTFKEPKALEIALLLSGATIVDQVVRITPADNYVPNHEMQEERLVENAINFAPSENVSSDIEEGKTSPTNRRIYLTRAQDAVTSMLAKGSAIRQDAVNKAKAFDEKHQLTANASAKVISFDKRVGLTEKLTVGIAAVNQKVKSVDQRLHVSDKTMAAIIAAERKLNDTGSAVKTSRYVTAGTAWLNGAFSKVAKAGHVASTKTREKFNLAVSNLTTKEPSVAAA, via the exons ATGCAGGCTACTGAG ACCAGGACTGTTCAAGTTAAGCAGCTTTCAGATCTAGCTGGTGAGAGAGAGATTCACGAGTTCTTCTCCTTTTCTGGAGAAATTGAGCATGTTGAGATCCTCAG TGAAGGTGGAAAATCAAAGACTGCATATGTGACATTTAAAGAACCCAAAGCACTTGAAATTGCATTACTGTTATCG GGAGCAACAATAGTGGACCAAGTTGTGAGGATAACTCCAGCTGATAACTATGTACCAAATCATGAGATGCAG GAAGAAAGGTTGGTGGAAAATGCTATAAACTTTGCTCCTTCTGAAAATGTCTCCTCAGATATTGAG GAAGGAAAAACCAGCCCCACCAATAGAAGAATCTACCTTACCAGAGCACAAGATGCAGTTACAAGTATGCTGGCAAAAGGTTCAGCAATAAGGCAGGATGCTGTGAACAAAGCTAAAGCATTTGATGAAAAACACCAATTGACTGCCAATGCATCTGCAAAGGTCATTTCTTTTGACAAGAGAGTTGGACTGACTGAGAAATTGACAGTAGGCATTGCTGCAGTGAATCAGAAAGTCAAATCTGTGGATCAGAGGCTTCATGTTTCAGATAAAACAATGGCAGCAATAATTGCAGCGGAGAGGAAGCTGAATGACACTGGATCGGCTGTCAAAACTAGCAG ATATGTGACTGCTGGAACAGCATGGTTAAATGGTGCTTTTAGCAAGGTGGCAAAGGCTGGACATGTTGCAAGTACTAAAACTagagaaaaatttaatttggcTGTCTCAAACTTGACAACAAAG GAACCGTCAGTGGCTGCAGCATAG